CCATGCTATTTAGAGTTAATATATTAGGTTTATGAACACATGTATGTTATAGGCTTTGAAtactataaaaatatatatttaaaatgcACTTGAGGCTGAGGGGAAGTTATAAAGTTGAATTCTGCATTTAACATGTTTGGTTCCACTGTTGGAAAATGTAATAGTGAAGTCCTTGTACAGACATATTTGCTGTGGAACATGACCATTCGATGGAAAGTGACGGAAACCTCAGAAACCTTCAAAGCAATGAAAGATGATTCAGATTACTTCCAGACCTATCTTATGATGGCTATGATGATAGATACATTTCATTTGaacaccttaaaaaaaaaaaagatttggcAAGTTACTCACATTAGAATATGAACCTAATACTAAAGATGTGCAGACCCTAGGGTTGTCTTTAGCCAAACAACTAACCAGTGTAATTGGATTGGGTGAATTAGTGATTTCTGCTCAAATAAAGGAGGCATTACGTTTTTCTCTTTTCCCATTGCATAAAGCTATTGAAGATGCCTCTGGGGAAGGAATTCAGGAAGAAAGCAGAGGACATCACAGCAGTGTATGATCTGGGAGAGAAGCTAGGAGAGTGAGTGTCTGTTATATTTTTGCCACATAGGATTAGATCTACATGCCTTTTCCACACAGATATAAGGCTCTTTACTTGGAACTGTACTACCCAGTTATGTTGCCATACAATTCTGTGAGAGCCATTACCTTGATGCCTTGATGCTTACTGAAATCATGGCACATTCTTCCCATTATGAAGTATTACAATTCTCTATCAGAGGCCTCTGGAGTTGTCAGATGGGGAAGCCATCCCAATTCATCGGATGAATGAATAATTATCATCCCAAAATAAAACAATGAGAACGAAAGCCTGTATGAATGGTTACTAATACGATGTGGGTGTGTTTCAGGGGATCATTCTCTGAGGTACGCGTGGCTCAGCACCGCCGCACCCTGAAACTTGTAGCAGTCAAGTGTATCCGCAAGAGGGCGCTAAAGGGCAAAGAAGGCATGTTGGAGAATGAGATAGCAGTGCTACGCAGGTTAGTGTCACCTCTGCACTTATAGCTAATACAAAATAGACAAGAAAACAATGGTTCAGAGTGTATCCATTTTTTCCCCTTCAGAATCAACCATCCCAACATTGTGGCATTGGAGGAGACCTTCGAGACATCTACAAAGCTGTATCTGGTTATGACTCTGTGGGTGGTGGAATTTGAATTTAGATACCCTGAAATGATCTAATCCAAGATTAATTGTTCATTTCTTATATTTTACAATGCAATTGAAGGCTTGTTACCACAGTGTTACAGGAGGCGAGTTGCTGGACCGTATTCTGGAGAAGGGGAGTTACACTGAGAGGGATGCCAGCCGTGTCATACAGCAGGTTCTGGAGGCAGTTCAATACCTCCACCAGCTGGGCATCGTGCACAGGGACCTGAAGGTACAACTGTCCACTAGCTGTTAGAAAACCACTTAACCTCACTATAAACAGCATTGTAGGATTACTGTTATATGTCCCCCAAGTATCTCAACATAAAAGAGAATAGAATGTATCTGTGAGATCACAGGTTAAGGTAGATGATCAATGCGCTCAATATAATTGGGATCAACACTCATGTGATTTGCTTATAGGTTGGTAGCAGTGTTCAAGTAATTGATAGATACAGCTTAATTTTCAATGATTTAAGGCCTTCTATTATTATCATTCCAGCCTGAGAACCTACTGTATCAGACTCCGTCTGAAGATTCCAAGATTGTCATCAGTGACTTTGGCCTGTCCAAGATGGAGGAGCAGGGGGTGCTCACCACAGCATGTGGAACCCCTGCGTATGTGGGTGAGGATCCCCAAATACATACATCCCCTCTGAATCCTCATCATGTAGAATTAAAGCAGTTTGAGCCTCATACATTAACCTTCTCTTTCATTTTGTGTGCAGCACCAGAGCTTCTGCAACATAAATCATATGGCAAAGAGGTGGACCTATGGGCTCTGGGGGTGATCACCTATATACTGTGAGTGTATAGTAATGGTTAATTCCTCACAGTTTACTTAAAACAGACAAGTGTGAAAAGTTATGTTGTGCTAAAatgatttattttttatgttCCAGACTCTGTGGCTACCCTCCGTTTTACGATGAGAGTGAGTCACATATGTACAGGCAGATCATAAAGGCTGAATATGAGTTTGACTCCCCATATTGGGATGAAATCTCTAACTCAGGTACAGTATGACCTTGGTCTATGAGAGATCCTTTTAGCTAGCCTGTATTAGTTCATTACATCACATCTCACACATATTTGACACACAATGTTATCACTGTCTTGGCAATAATTACTTATTTTTCTTTGTGCTTTTAATTTAGCTTTCTTTTTTCTTGAAATTGTATGTCCTCCTGAATGCTGCGTCTCTCTCCACATTTTTCCGTTCAGCAAAAGATTTCATTCTGCGCATGTTGCAGAAAGAACCAGAGAAGAGGTACAATTGTGAGCAGGCCTTGAAGCATCTTTGGTGAGTTTAAAAATAGATTAGTATCTATGTGTGTATTCTTTTCTATAACTCGTTTAGTAAGAATTCTCAGGACTATCAGTGCATGTCTTTGGTCAGCTGAAGTATAGAATGAGATGTTCTATACACAATGAATGGGTACTTTGATAAATAGGGATATTTTCAAGTATTTCTATAGCCTATTGTAATGTCCATGGCAGTTGAGTTTTAAACATAGATCACTTGAATCCAAACATACAGTAGATTCTTGCAGCTCAAAATACAATAAGTTTCTTTATCTATATTGATTGCATATCACCTTATGTTTCCTTTAGGATTTCGATGAAAAGCATCCTGTAGGTCTATCACAATATCACATGTAGTATACAGTACACAtagcatcccactgggcacagacgtcagttcaatgtctagttttgatttacatttggttgagttgtagttgtcaactaacatgaattcaacgtgaaatcaacaaaacatgtcaccatgtcattggatttaagttaaaagttgggtgaaatgatgtggaaacagcGTTGATTCAACCGGTTTTTGCTTAGTGGGCTATGACTCCAAAGTTCAATGATAATGCTATTGATGGCTTGTTGATTGGTGCTGGGCGTGTTGTTGAATCAGGATATCAGGAGGAGCCGCTCTGGAGAAGAACATACATGGATCCGTCAGTGAGCAGATCCAGAAGAACTTTGCTAAGAGCCAGTGGAAGGTAAGATTAGTCCTGCCTGGGCACTgtttaaaataagtatttgacccctctgcaaaacattacttagtacttggtggcaaaacccttgttggcaatcacagaggtcagacgtttcttgtagttggccaccaggtttgcacacatctcaggagggattttgtcccactcctcttagcagatcttttccaagtcattaaggtttcgaggctgacatttggcaactcgaaccttcagctccctccgatgattttctatgggattaaggtctggagactagctaggccactccaggaccttaatgtgcttcttcttgagccaatcctttgttgcgttggccgtgtgttttgtcattgtcatgctggaatacccatccacgacccattttcaatgccctggctgagggaaggaggttctcacccaagatttaacagtacatggccccgtccatcgtctctttgatgcggtgaagttgtcctgtccccttagcagaaaaacactcccaaagcataatgtttccacctccatgtttgacggtggggatggtgttcttggtgtcataggcagcatttctcctcctccaaacacggcgagttgagttgatgccaaagagctccattttggtctcatctgaccacaacactttcacccagttctcctctgaatcattcagatgttcattggcaaacttcagacggccctgtatatgtgctttcttgagcagggggaccttgcgggcgctgcaggatttcagtccttcacggtgtagtgtgttaccaattgttttcttggtgactatggtcccagctggcttgagatcattgacaagatcctcccgtgatgtgctgggctgattcctcaccgttctcatgataattgcaactccacgaggtgagatcttgcatggagccccaggccgagggatattgacagttcttttgtgtttcttcatttgcgaataatcgcaccaactgttgtcaccttctcaccaagctgcttggcgatggtcttgtagcccattccagccttgtgtaggtctacaatcttgtccctgacatccttggagagctctttggtcttggccatcgtggagagtttggaatctgattgattgcttctgtggacaggtgtcttttatacaggtaacaaactgagattaggagcacttcctttaagagtgtgctcctaatctcagctcgttacctgtataaaagacacctgggagccagaaatctttctgattgagagggggtcaaatacttatttccctcattaaaatgcaaatcaatttataacatttttgacatgcgtttttctggatttttgttgttgttattctgtctctcactgttcaaataaaccaaataaacatttctttgtcaatgggcaaacgtacaaaatcagcaggggatcaaatacttttttccctcacggtATTtgccagcatgctctactgcaggtaaaTTTTTTTAGAATACTTTGTTTTtgcatatataatataataataatatgccatttagcagacgcttttatccaaagcgacttacagtcatgcgtgcatacatttttttttttgtgtatgggtggtcccggggatcgaacccactaccttggcgttacaagcgccgtgctctaccagctgagctacagaggaccaccatatacattcattgattgattaatcttatgctacataaagataaataacatacatttttcaaaacgAATCGAATCAGTTAGTTAGATTTTTTGCACCTGTTATTGAAAtgtttgttccagtttaaatggcgtAGGTAGTCTCCATACAATGTTCCTAACTCTGGCAGTCATAaagaatgcaggttgcgggttaataaaaattccaactgttggatatccaaactctggctggattccaataggaattacatatcactttgcaagacagcataatgtgacttgcaggtaggattacaaaattctggtaacattcccaaattttgcaggttttccagaaatcccggttggaagattcATGGAAAagggagggaataagcaggaaattaTTTCTAGTTAGCGGAATATTGCAACCCTACTTGCAGGCCTggtgtggcctgtaaaccatgagtttcctaatgagatatgta
This portion of the Coregonus clupeaformis isolate EN_2021a chromosome 24, ASM2061545v1, whole genome shotgun sequence genome encodes:
- the LOC121538366 gene encoding calcium/calmodulin-dependent protein kinase type 1, whose translation is MPLGKEFRKKAEDITAVYDLGEKLGEGSFSEVRVAQHRRTLKLVAVKCIRKRALKGKEGMLENEIAVLRRINHPNIVALEETFETSTKLYLVMTLVTGGELLDRILEKGSYTERDASRVIQQVLEAVQYLHQLGIVHRDLKPENLLYQTPSEDSKIVISDFGLSKMEEQGVLTTACGTPAYVAPELLQHKSYGKEVDLWALGVITYILLCGYPPFYDESESHMYRQIIKAEYEFDSPYWDEISNSAKDFILRMLQKEPEKRYNCEQALKHLWISGGAALEKNIHGSVSEQIQKNFAKSQWKRAFNATMVVRHLSKKKLVVEEEAKDKDKAESTATLQGCTL